Proteins encoded in a region of the Streptomyces akebiae genome:
- the cseC gene encoding two-component system sensor histidine kinase CseC, with protein sequence MESRGIRGGRRAPEATRAAAGRPFGGLASGARPAPDARSASGTGPASGTGSASGIRTGLRWQLSAAIALVGALVAVALSLVVHNAARVSMLDNSRDLANERIQVAQRMYESGRPLKSGAFGVKLDDPDIPKDLLAKVSEGRRATYVSEGENGVPDIWAAVPLKDKRVLSLHTDFTDHSSAVMRDLDQALLIGSIAVVFGGSALGVLIGGQMSRRLRKAAAAAHEVAKGESDVRVQDAIGGVVRDETAELARAVDAMADTLRQRIEAERRVTADIAHELRTPVTGLLTAAELLPPGRPSELVRDRAQAMRTLVEDVLEVARLDGASERAELQDIMLGEFVARRVAAKNADVRVQVVHESEVTTDPRRLERVLLNLLANAAKHGRPPIEVSVEGRVIRVRDHGPGFPEELLADGPRRFRTGASDRAGQGHGLGLTIAAGQARVLGARLTFRNVRPPGSPDAVPAEGAVAVLWLPEHAPTNTGSYPMLPMSNDATG encoded by the coding sequence ATGGAGTCGAGGGGGATACGAGGAGGGCGGCGGGCGCCGGAGGCGACACGCGCCGCCGCCGGCCGCCCGTTCGGCGGGCTCGCATCGGGGGCGAGGCCGGCACCGGACGCGAGGTCCGCGTCGGGCACGGGGCCCGCTTCGGGCACGGGGTCCGCTTCGGGCATCCGGACGGGGCTGCGCTGGCAGTTGAGCGCGGCGATCGCTCTGGTCGGAGCGCTGGTGGCGGTCGCGCTGAGCCTGGTCGTGCACAACGCGGCACGCGTCTCGATGCTCGACAACTCACGCGACCTCGCCAACGAGCGCATCCAGGTCGCCCAGCGCATGTACGAGTCGGGCCGCCCGCTGAAGTCCGGCGCCTTCGGGGTCAAGCTCGACGACCCCGACATCCCGAAGGACCTGCTGGCCAAGGTCAGCGAGGGTCGCCGGGCCACCTACGTGTCCGAGGGCGAGAACGGGGTGCCCGACATCTGGGCGGCGGTCCCGCTGAAGGACAAGCGGGTCCTGTCCCTGCACACCGACTTCACCGACCACAGCTCGGCGGTGATGCGGGACCTCGACCAGGCCCTGCTCATCGGCTCGATCGCGGTCGTCTTCGGCGGCTCGGCCCTCGGAGTCCTCATCGGCGGACAGATGTCCCGTCGGCTGCGCAAGGCGGCGGCCGCCGCCCACGAGGTGGCCAAGGGTGAGTCGGACGTACGGGTGCAGGACGCTATCGGCGGTGTCGTACGCGACGAGACCGCGGAGCTGGCGCGGGCCGTGGACGCCATGGCCGACACTCTGCGGCAGCGCATCGAGGCGGAGCGCCGGGTGACGGCGGACATCGCCCACGAGCTGCGTACGCCGGTGACCGGACTGCTGACGGCCGCGGAACTGCTGCCCCCGGGCCGCCCCTCCGAGCTGGTCCGCGACCGGGCCCAGGCGATGCGCACGCTCGTCGAGGACGTGCTGGAGGTGGCCCGCCTCGACGGGGCCTCCGAGCGGGCCGAGTTGCAGGACATCATGCTGGGTGAGTTCGTGGCCCGGCGGGTGGCGGCGAAGAACGCGGACGTGCGCGTGCAGGTCGTGCACGAGTCGGAGGTGACGACCGACCCCCGCCGTCTTGAGCGGGTCCTGCTGAACCTGCTGGCCAACGCGGCGAAGCACGGCAGACCGCCGATCGAGGTGTCCGTCGAGGGCCGCGTCATCCGGGTCCGCGACCATGGCCCCGGCTTCCCCGAGGAACTCCTCGCCGACGGGCCCCGCCGTTTCCGCACCGGCGCCTCGGACCGGGCCGGCCAGGGTCACGGCCTCGGCCTCACCATCGCCGCCGGCCAGGCGCGCGTCCTCGGTGCCCGCCTCACCTTCCGCAACGTCCGCCCGCCCGGGTCCCCGGACGCGGTCCCGGCGGAGGGCGCGGTCGCCGTCCTCTGGCTCCCGGAACACGCCCCGACGAACACGGGAAGCTACCCGATGCTGCCGATGTCGAACGACGCGACGGGGTAG
- a CDS encoding SigE family RNA polymerase sigma factor, with protein sequence MAHGEVLEFEEYVRTRQDALLRSARRLVPDPVDAQDLLQTALARTYGRWDGIADKRLADAYLRRVMINTRTEWWRARKLEEVPTEQLPDACIDDSTEQHADRALLMDIMKVLAPKQRSVVVLRHWEQMSTEETAAALGMSAGTVKSTLHRALARLREELESRDHEERAARALEASEEQERCAA encoded by the coding sequence ATGGCGCACGGCGAGGTGCTCGAATTCGAGGAGTACGTCCGTACCCGGCAGGACGCGCTGCTGCGCAGCGCCCGCCGGCTCGTGCCGGACCCGGTGGACGCCCAGGATCTGCTGCAGACGGCGCTGGCACGGACGTACGGCCGCTGGGACGGCATCGCGGACAAGCGGCTGGCGGACGCCTACCTGCGCCGGGTCATGATCAACACGCGTACGGAGTGGTGGCGGGCCCGCAAGCTGGAGGAGGTCCCGACCGAGCAGCTGCCGGACGCCTGCATCGACGACTCCACCGAGCAGCACGCGGACCGCGCCCTCCTGATGGACATCATGAAGGTGCTGGCACCCAAGCAGCGCAGTGTCGTGGTCCTGCGACACTGGGAGCAGATGTCCACGGAGGAGACGGCCGCCGCCCTCGGCATGTCGGCCGGCACGGTCAAGAGCACGCTGCACCGTGCGCTGGCCCGACTCCGCGAGGAGTTGGAGTCGCGGGACCACGAAGAGCGCGCCGCCCGCGCGCTCGAAGCGAGCGAGGAGCAGGAGCGTTGCGCGGCCTGA
- a CDS encoding SCO3374 family protein, whose amino-acid sequence MAIVPLPRRPLDPSASSAAASRDVPGETPCDAVRWWYENDLGWATVPGTPVHLITGLRFDVLDVPVEAGVAALRHLGPVPGPGSPVALCGGRMLLLVAAGSAEELPGLLQWLDWGGLDLDLTAVGTGGHMVAPTPPDGAGKRGGVRGEAGSQGAAEWLRPPEPECEVEPSLPSMSALGGGGGAPDLVRVVDTVATHCHRVRLRRASTGPSESQPLAFS is encoded by the coding sequence ATGGCCATCGTCCCCCTTCCCCGCCGACCGCTCGACCCGAGCGCTTCCTCGGCCGCCGCCTCGCGCGATGTCCCGGGTGAGACCCCGTGCGACGCGGTGCGGTGGTGGTACGAGAACGATCTCGGCTGGGCGACCGTGCCCGGGACGCCCGTACATCTCATTACGGGCCTGCGCTTCGATGTGCTCGACGTACCGGTGGAAGCGGGGGTCGCGGCGCTGCGGCACCTGGGGCCGGTGCCCGGTCCGGGCTCACCGGTGGCGCTGTGCGGCGGGCGGATGCTGCTGCTGGTCGCGGCCGGGAGCGCGGAAGAGTTGCCGGGGCTGTTGCAGTGGCTGGACTGGGGCGGCCTCGACCTGGACCTCACTGCCGTCGGAACGGGCGGTCACATGGTGGCGCCGACGCCTCCGGACGGAGCCGGAAAGCGTGGGGGCGTGCGCGGGGAGGCTGGTTCACAGGGGGCCGCCGAGTGGCTGCGGCCCCCCGAGCCGGAGTGCGAGGTCGAACCCTCGCTGCCGAGCATGTCGGCGTTGGGGGGCGGTGGGGGCGCCCCCGACCTCGTGCGAGTGGTGGACACGGTGGCGACGCACTGCCACCGCGTCCGGCTGCGGCGCGCGAGCACCGGGCCGTCGGAATCTCAGCCGTTGGCCTTCTCGTAG
- a CDS encoding M23 family metallopeptidase, which translates to MSQRVRTPRSRMSQLRVRAAVAAVGVGVSGVLGAGVAAAAGGAQATSAGTATVQTAAAKKAASWVGPVKGYKLSARFAQAGNMWSAKHSGQDFAVKSGTAVAAAHGGTVVKAGGNGAGDGPAYGNAVVIKHGNGTFSQYAHLSKVNVKAGQVVKTGQRIALSGNTGNSSGPHLHFEIRTTANYGSAIDPVAFLRTKGVSI; encoded by the coding sequence ATGTCGCAGCGTGTTCGCACTCCCCGTTCCCGTATGTCCCAGCTCCGTGTCCGCGCCGCCGTGGCGGCCGTGGGTGTGGGTGTCTCGGGTGTGCTGGGGGCCGGGGTCGCGGCCGCCGCCGGTGGTGCCCAGGCCACGAGCGCCGGCACCGCCACCGTCCAGACCGCCGCCGCCAAGAAGGCGGCCTCCTGGGTCGGCCCCGTCAAGGGCTACAAGCTGAGCGCGCGGTTCGCGCAGGCCGGCAACATGTGGTCCGCGAAGCACAGCGGCCAGGACTTCGCCGTCAAGAGCGGTACGGCCGTCGCCGCGGCGCACGGCGGCACCGTCGTGAAGGCCGGCGGCAATGGTGCCGGTGACGGCCCGGCGTACGGCAACGCCGTCGTCATCAAGCACGGCAACGGCACGTTCTCGCAGTACGCCCACCTGTCGAAGGTGAACGTGAAGGCCGGGCAGGTCGTCAAGACTGGGCAGCGCATAGCCCTCTCCGGCAACACCGGTAACTCCAGCGGGCCGCACCTGCACTTCGAGATCCGTACGACCGCGAACTACGGCTCGGCCATCGACCCGGTCGCCTTCCTGCGCACCAAGGGCGTCAGCATCTGA
- a CDS encoding MDR family MFS transporter has product MDAEKKNEVSGGAETDGPQPRSVRVVLLALMIAMLLAMLDNMIIGTAMPTIVGELGGLEHLSWVVTAYTLATAASTPIWGKLGDLYGRKRVFMASIVIFLIGSALSGMAQDMGQLIGFRAVQGLGAGGLMVGVMAIIGDLIPPRERGKYQGMMAGVMALAMIGGPLVGGSITDHWGWRWSFYINLPLGIVALIAISAVLHLPKPSREGRSARDIDYLGAALLTVGITAIVLVTTWGGTEYAWGSAVIMELIALGVTSLVGFVIVQKRAAEPVIPLHIFRSRNFTLMSVIGFFTGFVMFGAVLFLPLYQQSVQGASATNSGLLLLPMLGAMLAVSMVAGRVTTNSGRYKVFPVVGSVLMIVGLFLLAQMDTGTSRVTSGLFMAVLGAGMGCLMQITMLVAQNSVEMKDMGVASSTTTLSRTLGSSFGVAIMGALFNSRVQDVMAERAGALGSSVTEQSAQLDAASLAKLPEAAREAYQYAVSSGTHSAFLLGAVVSVVALVAAVFVKEVPLRGAGGSSAADASDGGGAAGAAGKTGEAGAKEAAAAV; this is encoded by the coding sequence ATGGATGCGGAGAAGAAGAACGAGGTGAGCGGTGGGGCCGAGACGGACGGGCCGCAGCCGCGCAGTGTGCGGGTGGTGCTGCTCGCGCTCATGATCGCCATGCTGCTCGCGATGCTCGACAACATGATCATCGGGACCGCGATGCCGACGATCGTGGGTGAGCTGGGCGGTCTCGAGCATCTGTCGTGGGTCGTCACCGCCTACACGCTCGCGACCGCCGCCTCCACGCCCATCTGGGGCAAGCTCGGCGACCTCTACGGCCGCAAGCGGGTCTTCATGGCCTCGATCGTGATCTTCCTGATCGGGTCCGCGCTGAGCGGGATGGCCCAGGACATGGGCCAGCTCATCGGGTTCCGCGCGGTGCAGGGACTCGGCGCCGGCGGGCTGATGGTCGGCGTCATGGCGATCATCGGTGACCTGATACCGCCGCGGGAGCGCGGCAAGTACCAGGGCATGATGGCCGGGGTGATGGCCCTCGCCATGATCGGCGGGCCGCTGGTGGGCGGGTCCATCACGGACCACTGGGGCTGGCGCTGGTCCTTCTACATCAACCTGCCGCTCGGGATCGTGGCGCTGATCGCCATCAGTGCCGTGCTGCACCTGCCGAAGCCGTCGCGCGAGGGGCGCTCGGCGCGGGACATCGACTATCTGGGCGCGGCCCTGCTGACCGTGGGCATCACGGCGATCGTGCTGGTGACCACGTGGGGCGGCACCGAGTACGCCTGGGGGTCGGCCGTCATCATGGAGCTGATCGCGCTCGGGGTGACCTCGCTGGTCGGGTTCGTGATCGTGCAGAAGCGGGCGGCCGAGCCGGTGATCCCGCTGCACATCTTCCGCAGCCGGAACTTCACGCTCATGTCCGTGATCGGGTTCTTCACCGGGTTCGTGATGTTCGGCGCGGTGCTGTTCCTGCCGCTGTACCAGCAGTCCGTGCAGGGCGCTTCCGCGACCAACTCCGGGCTGTTGCTGCTGCCGATGCTGGGGGCGATGCTCGCGGTGTCGATGGTGGCCGGGCGGGTGACCACGAACAGCGGCCGCTACAAGGTCTTCCCGGTCGTCGGGAGCGTCCTGATGATCGTGGGGCTGTTCCTGCTGGCGCAGATGGACACCGGGACGAGCCGGGTGACGTCCGGGCTGTTCATGGCCGTGCTGGGTGCCGGTATGGGATGCCTGATGCAGATCACCATGCTGGTCGCGCAGAACAGCGTCGAGATGAAGGACATGGGCGTCGCCTCGTCCACGACCACGCTGTCCCGGACCCTCGGGTCGTCCTTCGGCGTCGCGATCATGGGCGCGTTGTTCAACAGCCGGGTGCAGGACGTCATGGCCGAGCGGGCCGGGGCGCTGGGGTCCAGCGTGACCGAGCAGTCGGCGCAGCTGGACGCGGCGAGTCTGGCGAAGCTGCCGGAGGCCGCGCGGGAGGCGTACCAGTACGCGGTGTCCTCCGGGACGCACTCGGCGTTTCTGCTGGGGGCGGTTGTCTCCGTGGTGGCGCTGGTGGCGGCGGTGTTCGTGAAGGAGGTGCCGTTGCGGGGGGCCGGGGGGTCTTCTGCGGCGGATGCGTCCGATGGGGGTGGGGCGGCTGGGGCCGCTGGGAAGACGGGGGAGGCCGGGGCGAAGGAGGCTGCGGCGGCCGTCTGA
- a CDS encoding BlaI/MecI/CopY family transcriptional regulator — MTRVWKWNRPVTVREVLEDLQRERSIAYTTVMTVLDNLHQKGWVRREAEGRAYRYEAVSTRAAYAAALMNEAWSQSDNPAAALVAFFGMMSEEQRQALTDAVRIVQGPGPAKPEPAEPAAPVLETPVETAGESVESSGETQGTPGESPDVPGR, encoded by the coding sequence ATGACGCGGGTGTGGAAGTGGAACCGCCCGGTGACAGTTCGGGAAGTCCTGGAAGACCTCCAGCGGGAACGGTCCATCGCGTACACCACCGTGATGACCGTTCTGGACAATCTCCATCAGAAGGGCTGGGTGCGCCGGGAGGCGGAGGGCCGGGCCTATCGATATGAGGCGGTCTCCACTCGTGCCGCCTACGCGGCCGCCCTCATGAACGAAGCCTGGTCGCAGAGCGACAACCCCGCCGCCGCGCTCGTGGCCTTCTTCGGGATGATGAGCGAGGAACAGCGACAGGCGCTCACCGACGCCGTACGCATCGTGCAGGGCCCGGGCCCCGCCAAACCCGAACCCGCCGAGCCCGCCGCCCCCGTGCTCGAAACCCCTGTTGAAACCGCCGGCGAATCCGTCGAATCGTCCGGCGAAACACAGGGCACCCCCGGCGAATCACCGGATGTACCCGGGCGATAG
- a CDS encoding histone-like nucleoid-structuring protein Lsr2 encodes MAQKVQVLLVDDLDGGEADETVTFALDGKTYEIDLTTANADKLRGLLDPYVKGGRRTGGRAAGGRGKARAASGGSQDTAAIRAWAKENGYEVNDRGRVPASIREAYEKANG; translated from the coding sequence GTGGCACAGAAGGTTCAGGTCCTTCTTGTCGACGACCTCGACGGCGGCGAGGCGGACGAGACCGTGACGTTCGCGCTGGACGGCAAGACGTACGAGATCGACCTCACGACCGCCAACGCGGACAAGCTTCGCGGCCTTCTCGACCCCTACGTCAAGGGTGGTCGGCGTACCGGAGGCCGTGCTGCGGGAGGGCGTGGCAAGGCCCGTGCCGCTTCCGGCGGCAGCCAGGACACCGCGGCCATCCGCGCCTGGGCGAAGGAGAACGGCTACGAGGTCAACGACCGCGGTCGCGTCCCCGCCTCCATCCGCGAGGCCTACGAGAAGGCCAACGGCTGA
- the cseB gene encoding two-component system response regulator CseB, with the protein MAEQTHVLFVEDDDVIREATQLALERDGFAVTAMPDGLSGLEAFRANRPDIALLDVMVPGLDGVSLCRRIRDESTVPVIMLSARADSIDVVLGLEAGADDYVTKPFDGAVLVARIRAVLRRFGHASGGDAKAEEAGAAGTGGVLTFGELVIDTEGMEVRKSGVPVALTPTEMRLLLEFSSAPGTVLSRDKLLERVWDYGWGGDTRVVDVHVQRLRAKIGQDRIETVRGFGYKLKA; encoded by the coding sequence ATGGCAGAGCAGACCCATGTCCTGTTCGTCGAGGACGACGACGTCATCCGCGAGGCCACCCAGCTCGCCCTGGAGCGGGACGGATTCGCGGTCACGGCCATGCCCGACGGACTGTCGGGGCTGGAGGCGTTCCGTGCGAACCGGCCCGACATCGCCCTCCTCGACGTCATGGTCCCGGGCCTGGACGGGGTCTCCCTGTGCCGCCGCATCCGGGACGAGTCGACCGTCCCGGTGATCATGCTCTCCGCGCGTGCCGACTCGATCGACGTGGTGCTGGGCCTGGAGGCGGGCGCCGACGACTACGTGACCAAGCCGTTCGACGGCGCGGTCCTGGTCGCCCGGATCCGCGCGGTGCTGCGCCGCTTCGGCCACGCGAGCGGCGGTGACGCCAAGGCGGAGGAGGCCGGGGCCGCGGGCACCGGCGGGGTGCTCACCTTCGGCGAACTGGTGATCGACACCGAGGGCATGGAGGTGCGGAAGTCGGGGGTGCCGGTGGCGCTGACACCGACCGAGATGCGGCTGCTGCTGGAGTTCTCGTCCGCCCCCGGCACGGTTCTCTCCCGTGACAAGCTGCTCGAACGCGTGTGGGACTACGGCTGGGGCGGTGACACCCGGGTCGTCGACGTCCATGTCCAGCGGTTGCGCGCGAAGATCGGCCAGGACCGGATCGAGACGGTCCGCGGCTTCGGCTACAAGCTCAAGGCCTGA
- a CDS encoding TetR/AcrR family transcriptional regulator, with translation MSGTAQDATGATNATPKRQRRGDTRQRIQDVALELFAEQGYEKTSLREIAERLDVTKAALYYHFKTKEDILIGLFQDLQRPIDELIEWAGTQPRTLDTKREILRRYSVALADVAPLFRFMQENQATVRELSVGETFKDRMIRLIDTIKEPDAALTDQVRCTSALFTMHAGMFVLQDVEGDPEEKRKAVLEVAIDLVTQAHAGTGRP, from the coding sequence ATGAGCGGCACGGCACAGGACGCGACGGGCGCGACGAACGCGACGCCGAAGCGGCAGCGTCGCGGCGACACCCGCCAGCGCATCCAGGACGTCGCCCTCGAACTCTTCGCCGAGCAGGGCTACGAGAAGACCTCGCTGCGGGAGATCGCCGAACGTCTCGACGTGACGAAGGCGGCGCTGTACTACCACTTCAAGACCAAGGAAGACATCCTCATCGGCCTCTTCCAGGACCTGCAGCGCCCGATCGACGAACTGATCGAGTGGGCGGGCACCCAGCCGCGCACACTCGACACCAAGAGGGAGATCCTGCGCCGCTACAGCGTGGCCCTGGCCGACGTCGCCCCGCTCTTCCGCTTCATGCAGGAGAACCAGGCGACGGTGCGCGAGCTGAGCGTCGGCGAGACGTTCAAGGACCGCATGATCCGGCTGATCGACACCATCAAGGAACCGGACGCCGCCCTGACCGACCAGGTCCGCTGCACGAGCGCCCTGTTCACGATGCACGCCGGCATGTTCGTCCTCCAGGACGTCGAAGGCGACCCCGAGGAGAAGCGCAAGGCCGTCCTGGAGGTCGCGATCGATCTGGTGACTCAGGCGCACGCCGGAACCGGACGCCCTTGA
- a CDS encoding amino-acid N-acetyltransferase, with amino-acid sequence MPATPPEATAKAITVRRARTSDVPHVRDLLDSYVQRRILLDKATVTLYEDIQEFWVAERDDNAQVVGCGALHVMWEDLAEVRTLAVNPDAKGLGVGHQLLEKLLHTARWLGVRRVFCLTFEVEFFAKHGFVEIGETPVDTDVYAELLRSYDEGVAEFLGLERVKPNTLGNSRMLLHL; translated from the coding sequence ATGCCAGCAACGCCTCCCGAAGCCACCGCAAAAGCCATCACCGTCAGGCGGGCTCGGACCAGCGATGTCCCACACGTGCGCGACCTCCTCGACTCCTACGTCCAGCGCCGCATCCTGCTCGACAAAGCGACCGTCACGCTTTACGAGGACATCCAGGAGTTCTGGGTCGCGGAACGGGACGACAACGCCCAGGTCGTCGGCTGCGGTGCGCTGCACGTCATGTGGGAAGACCTCGCGGAAGTCCGCACTCTCGCGGTGAACCCGGACGCCAAGGGTCTCGGTGTCGGTCACCAGTTGCTGGAGAAGTTGCTGCACACCGCTCGCTGGCTGGGTGTTCGACGGGTTTTCTGTCTCACCTTCGAAGTCGAGTTCTTCGCGAAGCACGGCTTCGTGGAGATCGGCGAGACTCCCGTGGACACCGATGTCTACGCGGAGCTGCTGCGTTCCTATGACGAGGGCGTCGCGGAGTTCCTCGGTCTCGAACGAGTGAAACCGAACACCTTGGGCAACAGCCGGATGCTTCTGCATCTGTGA
- a CDS encoding ATP-dependent Clp protease ATP-binding subunit encodes MFERFTDRARRVVVLAQEEARMLNHNYIGTEHILLGLIHEGEGVAAKALESLGISLEAVRQQVEEIIGQGQQAPSGHIPFTPRAKKVLELSLREALQLGHNYIGTEHILLGLIREGEGVAAQVLVKLGADLNRVRQQVIQLLSGYQGKETATAGGPAEGTPSTSLVLDQFGRNLTQAARESKLDPVIGREKEIERVMQVLSRRTKNNPVLIGEPGVGKTAVVEGLAQAIVKGEVPETLKDKHLYTLDLGALVAGSRYRGDFEERLKKVLKEIRTRGDIILFIDELHTLVGAGAAEGAIDAASILKPMLARGELQTIGATTLDEYRKHLEKDAALERRFQPIQVAEPSLPHTIEILKGLRDRYEAHHRVSITDEALVQAATLADRYISDRFLPDKAIDLIDEAGSRMRIRRMTAPPDLREFDEKIAGVRRDKESAIDSQDFEKAASLRDKEKQLLAAKAKREKEWKAGDMDVVAEVDGELIAEVLATATGIPVFKLTEEESSRLLRMEDELHKRVIGQVDAVKALSKAIRRTRAGLKDPKRPGGSFIFAGPSGVGKTELSKALAEFLFGDEDALISLDMSEFSEKHTVSRLFGSPPGYVGYEEGGQLTEKVRRKPFSVVLFDEVEKAHPDIFNSLLQILEDGRLTDSQGRVVDFKNTVIIMTTNLGTRDISKGFNLGFAASGDKKTNYERMKNKVSDELKQHFRPEFLNRVDDVVVFPQLTQEDILAIVDLMIGKVDERLKDRDMGIELSQSAKELLSKKGYDPVLGARPLRRTIQREIEDTLSEKILFGELRPGHIVVVDTEGEGETQIFTFRGEEKAALPDVPPIEQAAGGAGPNLSKDA; translated from the coding sequence ATGTTCGAGAGGTTCACCGACCGCGCGCGGCGGGTTGTCGTCCTGGCTCAGGAAGAAGCCCGGATGCTCAACCACAACTACATCGGCACCGAGCACATCCTCCTGGGCCTGATCCACGAGGGTGAGGGTGTCGCCGCTAAGGCCCTGGAGAGCCTCGGGATTTCGCTCGAGGCGGTCCGCCAGCAGGTGGAGGAGATCATCGGGCAGGGGCAGCAGGCTCCGTCCGGCCACATCCCCTTCACCCCCCGTGCCAAGAAGGTCCTGGAGCTGTCGCTCCGCGAGGCCCTTCAGCTGGGCCACAACTACATCGGCACGGAGCACATCCTGCTCGGCCTGATCCGTGAGGGCGAGGGCGTCGCCGCCCAGGTCCTGGTCAAGCTGGGCGCAGATCTCAACCGGGTGCGGCAGCAGGTCATCCAGCTGCTCTCCGGTTACCAGGGCAAGGAGACCGCCACCGCCGGCGGTCCCGCCGAGGGCACCCCCTCCACGTCCCTGGTCCTCGACCAGTTCGGCCGGAACCTCACCCAGGCCGCTCGTGAGTCCAAGCTCGACCCGGTCATCGGGCGCGAGAAGGAGATCGAGCGGGTCATGCAGGTGCTGTCCCGCCGTACCAAGAACAACCCGGTCCTGATCGGTGAGCCCGGCGTCGGCAAGACCGCCGTCGTGGAGGGCCTCGCCCAGGCCATCGTCAAGGGCGAGGTGCCCGAGACCCTCAAGGACAAGCACCTCTACACCCTCGACCTCGGCGCGCTGGTCGCCGGCTCCCGCTACCGCGGTGACTTCGAGGAGCGCCTGAAGAAGGTCCTCAAGGAGATCCGCACCCGCGGCGACATCATCCTGTTCATCGACGAGCTGCACACGCTGGTCGGTGCGGGTGCCGCCGAGGGCGCCATCGACGCGGCTTCCATCCTGAAGCCCATGCTGGCCCGCGGTGAGCTGCAGACCATCGGCGCCACCACGCTGGACGAGTACCGCAAGCACCTGGAGAAGGACGCGGCCCTGGAGCGCCGCTTCCAGCCCATCCAGGTCGCCGAGCCCTCGCTCCCGCACACCATCGAGATCCTCAAGGGTCTCCGCGACCGGTACGAGGCGCACCACCGTGTCTCGATCACGGACGAGGCCCTGGTGCAGGCGGCGACGCTCGCCGACCGGTACATCTCGGACCGCTTCCTGCCGGACAAGGCGATCGACCTGATCGACGAGGCCGGTTCCCGGATGCGCATCCGCCGGATGACCGCGCCGCCGGACCTCCGCGAGTTCGACGAGAAGATCGCCGGTGTCCGCAGGGACAAGGAGTCCGCGATCGACTCGCAGGACTTCGAGAAGGCCGCCTCCCTCCGCGACAAGGAGAAGCAGCTCCTGGCCGCCAAGGCCAAGCGGGAGAAGGAGTGGAAGGCCGGTGACATGGACGTCGTCGCCGAGGTCGACGGCGAGCTGATCGCCGAGGTCCTCGCGACCGCCACCGGCATCCCGGTCTTCAAGCTGACCGAGGAGGAGTCCTCGCGTCTGCTGCGCATGGAGGACGAGCTCCACAAGCGGGTCATCGGCCAGGTCGACGCCGTCAAGGCGCTGTCGAAGGCGATCCGTCGTACGCGCGCGGGTCTCAAGGACCCGAAGCGTCCCGGTGGTTCGTTCATCTTCGCCGGCCCGTCGGGTGTCGGTAAGACCGAGCTGTCCAAGGCGCTCGCCGAGTTCCTCTTCGGTGACGAGGACGCGCTGATCTCCCTCGACATGTCGGAGTTCAGCGAGAAGCACACGGTCTCGCGGCTCTTCGGCTCGCCCCCCGGCTACGTGGGCTACGAAGAGGGCGGCCAGCTGACCGAGAAGGTCCGCCGCAAGCCGTTCTCCGTCGTCCTCTTCGACGAGGTCGAGAAGGCCCACCCGGACATCTTCAACTCGCTGCTGCAGATCCTGGAGGACGGTCGGCTGACCGACTCCCAGGGCCGGGTCGTGGACTTCAAGAACACGGTCATCATCATGACGACCAACCTCGGTACCCGGGACATCTCCAAGGGCTTCAACCTGGGCTTCGCGGCCTCGGGCGACAAGAAGACCAACTACGAGCGCATGAAGAACAAGGTCTCGGACGAGCTCAAGCAGCACTTCCGGCCCGAGTTCCTCAACCGTGTCGACGACGTCGTCGTCTTCCCGCAGCTGACGCAGGAGGACATCCTCGCGATCGTCGACCTGATGATCGGCAAGGTCGACGAGCGCCTGAAGGACCGGGACATGGGCATCGAGCTCTCCCAGTCCGCCAAGGAACTGCTGTCCAAGAAGGGGTACGACCCCGTGCTGGGCGCCCGGCCGCTGCGCCGGACCATCCAGCGCGAGATCGAGGACACCCTCTCCGAGAAGATCCTCTTCGGCGAGCTGCGCCCCGGCCACATCGTGGTCGTGGACACCGAGGGCGAGGGCGAGACCCAGATCTTCACCTTCCGGGGTGAGGAGAAGGCGGCCCTGCCGGATGTGCCGCCGATCGAGCAGGCGGCCGGCGGTGCGGGACCGAACCTGAGCAAGGACGCGTAA